One part of the Humulus lupulus chromosome 9, drHumLupu1.1, whole genome shotgun sequence genome encodes these proteins:
- the LOC133802102 gene encoding uncharacterized protein LOC133802102, whose protein sequence is MEKPRREKRKEARLEKNSKKHQVHLQRQKDKKIQKNSQDLKSKSVKKSNSFLLHPYNVKKTHLSELDDDFRSQKPSKMEKGVEHDLDSSSVDELSASTVVERKMGSKRTGKTNFERFLEMEAAVHAEEDLELERKLAKKLKVKGGKLRGADDEMNLLFEGLPSVLDSDGEDELPFKKSKKKTKNKKGKMEISDQELEVEIPSDAMVELSEPEDMYGIEAPSEVLDEVPSSKKNKKRKLSNKGKDSDMAGSTNIDVSIPMDSSRVDVPLEEVPSKAPQKYVAPHLRSRKGTEPEEYFQIRRRVRGLLNRLSESNVESITGEMSGIFRSISRSVASQIISEEVLASCSRGPRGNEQYAAVFAAFVAGMACSVGIDFSAKLMASLAKIFEDEYYNQDNLSLRNITLLLSYLCVFGVCSSDLIYDFMSMLSKRLAEIDVSTILTVLQCCGMKIRADDPLSMKNFILSVQSRVTELKVSSQEGQENINSKRMEFMLETICDIKNNKKRSKEDPAHHTRIKKWLQKLGAEEKIIRGLKWSKLLEPVKKGQWWLSGDLASARDDVEEVASTIDKEVLEAQKMLQLAAEQRMNTDGRKAIFCIIMSGEDYIDAFEKLLRLDLPGKQDREIMRVLVECCLQEKVFNKYYAVLATKLCEHDKNHKFTLQFCLWDHFKQVESMPLIRSRNLAKFVVEMVTSFSLSLAVLKAVDLNDITLLTPKRIMHFRMLFEAMFEFPDKLIWNICTRVAVAPDLENLRQGIEYFVKEYLVKSNRATSEKFKVVRKALNNVEGILM, encoded by the exons ATGG AAAAACCTCGACGGGAAAAGAGAAAAGAAGCTCGGTTGGAGAAGAATTCCAAAAAACACCAAGTCCACCTCCAACGTCAG AAAGATAAAAAAATTCAGAAGAACTCTCAGGATTTGAAATCAAAAAGTGTGAAGAAGTCCAACAGTTTCCTACTACATCCTTATAATGTGAAAAAGACACATTTGTCAGAGTTGGATGATGACTTTAGGAGTCAGAAGCCATCTAAAATGGAGAAGGGTGTTGAGCATGACTTGGATTCTTCAAGTGTCGATGAATTAAGTGCGTCAACAGTGGTGGAAAGAAAAATGGGTTCAAAGAGAACAGGGAAAACCAATTTTGAGAGGTTTCTTGAGATGGAAGCTGCAGTGCATGCTGAGGAGGATTTGGAATTGGAAAGAAAACTTGCAAAGAAACTTAAGGTGAAGGGTGGAAAATTAAGGGGAGCAGATGATGAAATGAATTTATTATTTGAAGGACTTCCATCTGTCTTAGATTCAGATGGGGAAGATGAATTACCATTTAAGAAATCTAAGAAGAAGACCAAAAATAAGAAAGGAAAAATGGAAATCAGTGATCAGGAACTAGAAGTTGAAATACCCTCTGATGCAATGGTTGAATTATCTGAGCCAGAAGATATGTATGGCATTGAGGCTCCATCAGAAGTTCTTGACGAGGTGCCCTCAagtaagaaaaataagaaaagaaagttGTCAAACAAAGGAAAAGACAGTGACATGGCAGGTAGCACAAACATTGATGTGTCGATACCAATGGATTCATCTAGAGTTGATGTGCCTCTTGAAGAAGTTCCCAGCAAGGCACCTCAGAAATATGTTGCTCCGCACTTGAGATCTCGTAAAGGAACTGAGCCAGAAGAGTATTTTCAGATTCGTAGACGAGTACGAGGACTTCTGAATAGGTTGTCTGAATCTAATGTTGAATCAATTACTGGAGAAATGTCTGGTATATTTCGCTCAATTTCCCGCAGTGTAGCTTCTCAGATAATCAGTGAGGAGGTTTTAGCTTCTTGTTCTAGGGGTCCTCGTGGCAATGAACA GTATGCTGCAGTTTTTGCTGCTTTTGTCGCAGGCATGGCCTGCTCAGTTGGAATTGACTTTAGTGCAAAGCTTATGGCTTCCCTTGCTAAAATTTTTGAG GATGAGTATTATAACCAAGATAACCTTTCTCTGCGTAACATTACTCTGTTGCTCTCTTATTTATGTGTATTTGGAGTGTGCTCAAG TGATCTTATTTATGACTTTATGTCCATGCTGAGCAAGCGTTTAGCAGAGATTGATGTCTCTACAATTTTGACAGTTTTACAAT GCTGTGGGATGAAAATAAGGGCTGATGATCCTCTATCCATGAAAAACTTTATTCTCAGTGTTCAGAGTAGAGTGACTGAGTTAAAGGTGTCCTCTCAAGAGGGCCAGGAAAATATAAACAGCAAAAGG ATGGAGTTCATGCTTGAAACAATATGCGACATAAAAAACAACAAGAAAAGGTCTAAAGAGGATCCAGCACATCACACGAGGATTAAAAAATGGCTACAGAAG TTAGGAGCAGAAGAAAAAATTATAAGAGGTCTCAAATGGAGCAAGCTGCTTGAACCTGTTAAGAAGGGTCAATGGTGGTTATCTGGGGATTTGGCTTCAGCCAGAGACGATGTTGAGGAGGTTGCCAGCACAATAGACAAAGAGGTTCTTGAAGCGCAAAAAATGCTGCAGCTTGCTGCGGAACAAAGGATGAACACAGATGGtagaaaggccatcttttgtaTAATAATGAGTGGCGAGGACTACATTGATGCATTTGAGAAGCTATTAAGGTTGGACTTACCAGGAAAGCAG GACCGAGAGATTATGCGGGTTCTTGTGGAGTGTTGTTTACAAGAGAAAGTGTTCAACAAGTATTATGCTGTATTGGCTACTAAATTGTGTGAGCATGACAAAAATCACAAATTCACCTTACAG TTTTGCCTCTGGGATCACTTTAAACAGGTGGAGTCCATGCCGCTTATTAGATCGAGGAACCTTGCTAAATTTGTGGTAGAGATGGTcacttctttctctctctcccttgccGTACTGAAAGCGGTAGATTTGAACGATATTACACTGCTAACTCCTAAAAGGATAATGCACTTTAGGATGCTATTTGAGGCCATGTTTGAGTTTCCTGATAAACTCATATGGAACATATGCACGAGAGTGGCTGTTGCACCTGACCTCGAAAATCTTCGACAAGGAATTGAATACTTTGTTAAGGAGTATCTTGTGAAATCCAACAGAGCCACTAGTGAAAAGTTCAAGGTTGTGAGAAAAGCGCTCAACAATGTAGAAGGAATTCTCATGTGA
- the LOC133799720 gene encoding uncharacterized protein LOC133799720, producing MVRPRTRSSITHGETPSGDLPAAATRPENDHVHGDTTTSTLPHVHQESMATETPHERAPPVPEHINTRPRLQVEDTPYFLSSANHPNLILTTSLLTGPNYQSWKRGISVSLAAKNKTAFVDGSLPRPLPTDPYLSHWLRCNNMVISWILHSVSPNIAESIMFCTNAMWKDLSDRFNRCNGPRVFQLRESAIALKQGNQDILTGLNESYHPVRAQILLLDPIPNISKVFSMVIQEESQRTLGSTTVHSSSTIAAATAPSTQYHPPRSKKPRPFCTHCNRPCHLIDKCYFLHGFPPGYGAPRNPQEKLKAVANIASTTTKDSDPSLFCSLNI from the exons ATGGTTAGACCACGCACAAGAAGCTCCATCACCCATGGCGAAACCCCCTCCGGCGATCTCCCAGCTGCTGCAACTCGCCCAGAAAACGATCACGTCCATGgcgacaccaccaccagcactctccctcatgtgcaTCAAGAATCAATGGCCACTGAAACTCCTCACGAAAGAGCTCCTCCTGTTCCTGAGCACATCAACACACGGCCTCGTCTCCAAGTTGAAGACACTCCCTACTTCTTGAGCTCGGCAAATCATCCTAACCTCATCCTCACCACTTCTCTTCTCACTGGTCCCAATTATCAATCATGGAAAAGAGGCATTTCTGTTTCCCTAGCAGCCAAAAACAAGACTGCCTTTGTCGATGGATCCCTTCCCCGACCCCTTCCCACTGACCCTTATCTATCACATTGGCTCAGATGTAACAACATGGTGATTTCTTGGATTTTACACTCTGTTTCTCCCAATATAGCCGAAAGCATCATGTTTTGTACCAATGCTATGTGGAAAGACTTGTCTGATCGTTTCAATAGATGCAATGGGCCTAGAGTTTTCCAACTCAGAGAATCGGCTATTGCTCTCAAGCAAGGCAACCAAGAT ATCTTGACAGGGTTAAATGAGTCTTACCATCCAGTTCGTGCTCAGATTCTTCTACTTGACCCTATCCCGAACATCTCCAAGGTGTTTTCTATGGTCATTCAAGAAGAAAGCCAGCGGACACTTGGCTCTACCACCGTTCATTCCTCTTCCACCATTGCTGCTGCAACGGCACCTTCAACTCAATATCACCCTCCTCGTTCCAAGAAGCCCCGCCCCTTTTGCACCCATTGCAATAGACCATGCCATTTAATTGATAAGTGCTACTTCTTACATGGCTTCCCTCCTGGATATGGTGCTCCTCGAAACCCTCAGGAAAAACTCAAAGCTGTTGCCAACATTGCTTCCACCACAACCAAAGACTCAGATCCCTCCCTTTTTTGTTCACTCAACATCTGA